From a single Ailuropoda melanoleuca isolate Jingjing chromosome 12, ASM200744v2, whole genome shotgun sequence genomic region:
- the EMP3 gene encoding epithelial membrane protein 3 → MSLLLLVVSALHILILILLFVATLDKSWWTLPGKESLNLWYDCTWNNDNKTWACSNVSENGWLKAVQVLMVLSLILCCLSFILFMFQLYTMRRGGLFYATGLCQLCTSVAVFTGALIYAIHAEEILAERPPGGSFGYCFALAWVAFPFALASGVIYIHLRKRE, encoded by the exons ATGTCTCTCCTCCTGCTGGTGGTCTCTGCCCTTCACATCCTCATTCTCATCCTGCTTTTCGTGGCCACTTTGGACAAG TCCTGGTGGACACTCCCGGGGAAGGAGTCCCTGAATCTCTGGTATGACTGCACGTggaacaatgacaacaaaacGTGGGCCTGCAGTAACGTCAGCGAGAATG GCTGGCTGAAGGCAGTTCAGGTCCTCATGGTGCTTTCCCTCATCCTCTGCTGTCTGTCCTTCATCCTGTTCATGTTCCAGCTCTACACCATGAGGCGAGGAGGGCTCTTCTACGCCACTGGCCTCTGCCAGCTTTGCACCA GCGTGGCGGTTTTTACCGGGGCGCTGATCTACGCCATTCACGCCGAGGAGATCCTGGCGGAGCGCCCGCCCGGGGGCAGCTTCGGTTACTGCTTCGCCCTGGCTTGGGTGGCCTTCCCCTTCGCCCTGGCCAGCGGCGTCATCTACATCCACCTGCGGAAGCGGGAGTGA